The Ipomoea triloba cultivar NCNSP0323 chromosome 13, ASM357664v1 genomic interval TTCTACTGCTCGTTACACAACTAACTAGGTCTTAACCCAAGTATCCAGAATTTCACAACAGGATACTACACAaaccttaaaattcattaagGGCATCACAACCCAACAAAACATTTTATCCTTcatctttataaaaatattaataacaatatttctcaTATGCCACTCCAAGAtggtagattttcaaaattcaatcacAAACTTTGTACCCAACTAAAACATAAACTACTAATAACATTCActtgaatttcatatacaaatgtatgcattttccaaaaatattccaaaaatattcCATCAACTAAAACACAAATGTATGCCTCCCATCAACATAATATTCCAACCTCTATAACCAACACATATGCACATAATCTCAAATAAACAACTTCTCATTGGGTCAAATAATCAACAAGACACAAGAAACAGAAACTGACAGAAATTCCAGAAATCATGCCATGGATTGTAGAATTTTCTGAGGAAAATCGGTAgcatattttaatacaaaattttccaGATAAGAATTATAGCAAGTATAgattataaacaaaaattttcagACCAATCCAAGGTCTAGAAGTATTTTTTTCGAAATTTTTCCCAACACTGTGCTGCCACAACTTTACGAAATTTTTATGGAAATAATTAAGCATATctctaacaaaataattttatatacatcaaatatcataagtctaggatctctaaataaaatttcaggccaatcggagttcaaaaagtatttttaacgaattttgatttaaaactgCGCCTGTCAGATTTTCTCAAACAATGGCTACAATGAATTTAATCTTTCCTTCTAATTATCATAAAATCACCATAATCTATATACTACACATAAACACGTAGGAATAAATAGTAATACTTTtattaagaaaatgtaataatttggTGATACTTACACTAGAGCCAAAATCTACTGCACCCACTAGAAATTCTTGTTGATCCTTGTCTGCTAGTCTGAGactaattgatgatgaataggAGATTGATGATGAATAGGGAGGAGACTagggttttatttgtttgggaGAGAGGGAATGGCGACACAAAGAGGAAAGAAATATATGTAATTAGGGTTATCTcagataaaataatatatatatgtagagggaaaatataattaggATTAGGACAGGGCGCAGACCTGTACTCTATTTTGTGACGGTTATAGGGTCGAAGGTATGGGTAACAACGACATCCAAACACACGGAAGAATGTGTATGGCGGATGGGTGTTGTATATTTGATAATGAGGAGTTTGGAAATTTATAGCTGACGAAGGTAAACAATTTATTAGAAACGTGGCTAACTCAAACGCATAGTCCCAAAACTTGAGCGGGGTTGAACTTTGGGCTAGTAAGGAGAGGCCTGTTTCCACAATATGACGATTACGTCGCTCTACCCTTCCATTTTGTTCGTGCGTATAAACACAGGATTGACGATGTGAAATTCCTAAGGATTCAAAGATTGTATGTAGATGACGATATTCCCCTCCCAAATCAGACAgtatggctttgatagaacgcgaaaaTCGACGTTCTACCATTGCCCGAAACAAAGTAAAAGTTTTATAAATATCGGACTTTACACGAAGAGGATAAAACCAGGTATACCTGGTATAGTCATctacaaaaagaacaaaatatcaAAACCCGGAATGCGAAATAACAGGTGACGGACCCCATATGTCCGTGAATATTAAATCTAATACATTTGTGCTATTATTTGGAACTCTATCTAATGGAAACCTTGATGACCTCCCGAGTTGACAGGCCGAGCAAACATCTAAGGCACCGACTTTATGAGACGTGACTGGACAGTGTTTGAGAATACGCTGCAGAACTTGACTGTGAGGATGACCCAAACGCGGATGCCAGATTTTGAATGAGGCACGAGCGGTCAGAAAAGCTTTATGACTGTGAGGGAGCAATAGTTGATACAGACCGCCCGAGGTGAAACCTTAAGAAGCACCGCCTGTgtggtgcaatccttcacaagaaagaaACTTTTATGAAACTCAAAATAAACGTCATTTTCATTGGtaaatttataaacataaaGCAATGAAAGAGACAAATTCGGAATGTGAAGAAtattgttcatttttaatggGTGCAACTTAGAGGGAATAACCGTGCGACCAACACTAGTGATGTCCAAACCTGAACCATTACCCACTTTCAGGACATCACACCCAGTATACGGATCCGAGTGATCCAACAGTCCAGAGTCAGGCATAGCATGCGACGTAGCCCCCGTGTCTGGGAACCACGAATCTGCCGCCGATGGAGTCACCGCCTCGCCGGAGTAAGCTACATGGACTTGCTGCGCCGGCTTCTCGTCGTAACGCCGAAAGCAATTTACAACCGTATGGCCGTAGTTGCGGCAGATCTGACAACGTGGTGAATTTCGGCCACCACTGCGACCTGTATTTCCATTGCCGCGACCGCGCCATTGCCTGCCACCGCGACCACCGGAATTCCGACCTCCGGTGTTGGAATTCTGTTTGCCACGTCTAGCGTAGAACGCTACGGGCGTATTCTGCGTCAGCGATGGATCCGCGCCACCATACTCCTCGGCATGAAGAAACTCCTGGGCTTGGAGTTGATCAGCCAACTGCGGGAGAGTTATTGGCGTCGTAGCCGCCGTTAGGGTGCTCGCCATCGGTCGGAATTCCGGGCGTAATCCCCGGAGGACATAAAGAATTTCCTCATCAGCCGTGAGGGGTCGGCCGGCCAGTGACAGAGCCTCCACGAGCATCTGAGCTTGCCTAAGATACTCAGCCGGTGTAGAGTTCCCTTGTCGAAGAGTTTGGAATTGACCAAGGAGGCTTAGACACCGAGTTTTGGATTGAGAGGCGAAGGCAGCGGTAAGGGAGTCCCAAACGTCACGCGATGTCTCCTTGCCGACGGCCAAGTACATCACTTCGCTGGTCAGGGACGAAACAATTAGCGAGAGGATCACTTGATCCTATTGCACCCACGCTGCATATGCCGGATTGAAGACCGGAGGTTGCGGGGCTGCAGTGGACGACGACACGACGGAGGGAATGGTGGAAGGCGGGCAAGGAATGGATCCATCAAGGTAACCGAGGAGGGCTTGGCTACGGAGGAAGGGAAGTATTTGAGTGCGCTAGTAAATATAGTTTCTGGCGTTGAGTTTGATGGAAACATGGTGGTTCGCCGTCGAGACAGTAGGGGCTGGTAAGGGTGACGGAGTGACGAGTGCCGGGGTGATGGCGCCATCGGTGGTGGTGGGTGTCGTCATCGGAAAACAGGATCAGTAGGGTAGGAAGGGTAGGTGAGAGAAAAGAGGACCTAACCTaggctgataccagatgaattGAGATATTGATCAATAACTGAATTACAGAAGGAATAGAGTACCTATATGAGAGTCTGCACAAAACTCTCCTAACCTATAGGTACTTGACTATTGACTAAAGTtatacattattaatataactatataacataataacataaaatgcAACATGGTTAATAGTGGAAAAGGGGAAACCATATCTCCTGGGAAGACATTTTGTCATTAAAACATATCACCATAGCTTACAGTTTCTATTAGAACAGAAAATAGCTACAGCTCTATAGCAGAGAGGGTTGGCTAAGTTGCTTAGCCTAGACTACTCCATTGTCCACAAAAAGGGAATTGAGAATGGGGCAGCTGATGCCTTATCTAGAAGGGAAGATACTAATGAGGCTGAACTTCATTCCATCACTGTACTGCAACCCCAGTGGATGGAAGATATTATCAAAAGCTATGACAAGGATGAATGGGCACTGAGAACCTCACTGTTGCTCTAATAGCCCCTACTACTGACAACCTACTATCTGTGTCACAAGgtcttttgagatacaaaaacAGGTTGTATGCGGGTTCTATAGGAAGCTTGAGGAGGGAATTGATACTCAAGCTACATGAGACTACTATTGGAGGGCATTTTGGCCAAACTAGAACCTACCAAAGGTTGAAATCTCTATTCTACTAGAAGGGCATGAAAAAGGATGTAATTAACCTGGTCAAGAGTTGTGATGTATGCTAGAAATGCAAACATGAAAATGTTGCAAGCCCTGGCTTCTATAGCCTCTAAACATCCCAGAAAAAGCTTGGCAATGTATCTCTATGGATTTCATAGAAGGCCTTCTTAAGTCCAATACGAAGGAAGTCATACTTGTGGTAGTGGATAGACTAACCAAGTATGCTCATTTCATTCCCTTGTCACATCCCTACATTACAGAAACTGTTGTTGGGCTCTTTATGGAGAATGTGTATAAACTGCATGGGCTACACAAGAACATTGTCTCTGAAAGAGACAAAGTATTCACTAGTAAGTTCTGGCACACTTTGTTCAAAAAGATGCAAGTTCAGCTTAACCTCTCTACTGCCTACCACCTTTAGATAGATGGGCAAACAGAGAGGGTGAACAAGTGTGTGGAGGGATATCTGAGGTGTATGGTTTTTCAAAGGCTTAAGTCTTGGAAAGGATGGCTGCACTTGGCAGAATGGTGGTACAATACCAACTACCATTCAGGCCTCCAGTGCACCCCATTTCAGGCCCTCTATTGTTATGCTCCTCCTCTCATGGGCTACAACTTGAACACAATACAAGGAGGGCTCCCATGGCTCACTAAGAGGAACATTGTGCTGGCAACTTTAAGGGAAAACCTCCTACAGGCCCAAAACAGGATGAAATTGTAAGCTGATAATGGGAGGAGTGAGAGGACTCTGGAAATTGGAGATTGGATATATCTCAATGTGCAACCTTATAGACAAGTTACTCTAGCCATTAGAAGTAATCTCAAGCTGTCCTCCAAGTATTATGGACCATATCAAGTCATTGAGAAGGTTGGAGCAGTAGCTTATAAACTTTAGCTGCCTCCTGGAACCATGTTACACCTGATCTTTCATGTCTCTCAACTTAAGAAGAAAGTGGGCAATGGAGGAGTGGCCCAATTGGATCCTCCATTGGTGAGTTTGGAGGGGCAAATCGGGAATGAGCCTCTAGTTATCCTAGGCAAACGATTGGTCAAGAGGGACAATAAAGTAGTGACTTAGATTCTTGTCCAGTGAGCCGCAATTTGCCAGAAGAGGAAGCTACATGGGAGGATTTCTAccatatcaagaatcaataccCAGACTTTGATCCTTGTGGACAAGGATCACATGATGGGGGGGAGGGAGATGTAATGACCCTGACAAATGGAATCGAGAACTGAAAGCAAGAGGAGTCTTAGTAAATAAAGAAGTAGTCCGGAACGGCGTCATTTGACACCTTCCGTTATTGACAGTTGAAGAACAGCCCAAAACACCATCGTTTGAAGCTGTTAGTTGGTGGCAGCTcgaacgacgtcgttttatccAACTTCCACGTTTTGAATCTGTTAAGCAGTCAGCTGTATTTTTGCAGTATTTTTTCAGTATTCTAGCTTAGCTCTTGGATTGTATTTAAAGATTTGTTTGGATTGTGGCTAGATTATGCTAAGATTAATGATCATtcattttctcttctctcttttctctccCTCAAACCCTCATTTCTTCCCTCTTTACCTACCTTTTTCCCCTGAATCTGCTATTATGCTCTATAAGTGTGTTGCAGAGTGGAGTGActgaagagaggaaaaagaagaagaatctaGATCTGAGAATTCGAAGTTAAGGAAGATAGATTCATCGAGAAAAGAGTTAGGaaggaaattaatttaaattaaagtagGACTATGGCAACCGTTCTATAAATAATGGTTgcgaaaaattaattttcaaaaaaattattactttccgCGACTCGTTGTTTAGAGAGCGTCGCGGAAACTTAACacggttttttattttttaaagaaactcTGTCCCTTTTATATAAAAAGGTCGCCGCCCCCATTTTGccactataattttattttcttttttgtactagtggtgTGCAGTGGATCGGGAATCTTTTCCATGTCATcctattttgaaaatatttttaaaatacagcaaccctattcccccccccccccccggccCTCCCCTCTAAACTTGTTCAATAACCCTTCAGAACCAATTGATCGTGGATTGTGGTTCTTCATCAACTACTAGTTGTgtatttttttagcaataaagAGTGCATAAATTAGCTTAGAATGTTTCTTGTAATTCTTTGTCATATGATGCTGCTAAAGTACAAAGTTGCTCGGATGGAAAGTAGATCGAGTCTTTTCAATTAGATAATTCTCCGAAACTTCTTGTTCACAAAGTTTAAGTCTTGTGTgcaaagaaaaattataatcaattaaagacTTGCAGTCTTGAAATCTAAGGTTAAGCTAGTGAAACTGTGCCTGAGGAATGACAATTGATGATTATTGGTTGAAACGACCCTTTAGGAACTTCCATAAGACTACTGGGGCTCTTTTCAATTAGATATTCATTTTTAAGGTTGTGGTTTAAGTGGTCACGTAGGAAAATAAGAGCTTACGCTTTCTATGTGTTACTGCGACTCAACAATGATATATAGTGTGGCTCAACTCATTGGATGTGAGGTATATCTCGACATTCAAAGCCCATGTTAAATAATTGCTCTTGTTAAAAGTGAGTTCAATATATTCACGATTGGTGATGAAAGTCATGATCGACAAAATCACCATTTTACATGCAATTTTAACATTGTGGTTCAATGAAATCTTATACACAGATTTCAAGCACTGgattaaattaaacaaaggTAGCTATTTATAGCATTTAATGTGAGTTGCTTTCCAGGTTGATAAAACAAAGATAATccatatacacaaataaaaattatacattaacaatgtcataatttttttgaagataaaatgCACAGTAAAGGAAACCGAGGGCACCATATATACACCGGATATTATCGTGGCTAGTTGTGTTAATAACGTTGTTGGTCTTCTTAACTCAATCTCCGAGTGTAAACCTACCATAATCTAAACCAAGAACAACGCAGGAAAAATGGAGGCAGAGAAAAAAGAGTATGGAGAActcaaaaaaatgtaaaaactgCTAATTTCATTAGGTAACTGAATTGTATAAATACAATTGGTAAAACTGAACACTTGCTAAAAGATAGGAAAACAAGTGCGATAATAAtggtaaaaataaatgatatatttacaaaaattttgtatttttaataaagAAATCTTTTTACAAAGCTCATCACAtagcagtcgttataccgtggaccatgggtcatggctgatactgaggttgtgttgaactgatactgcagttgtgttgaaaggatactgcagttgtgttgaaagggaactccAGTTGCACGGAATAGAGGTCGTTTCATTCGTCTGGaattacagttgtgttgaacggatgaacgggcTCTGTTTCACGCAACTGCAGtctcctttcaacacaactgcaatatcggtcttttcaacacaactgcagtatccgttcaacataactgcaatatcagccatgaccatggtccacaatataatttgcgatcaCATAGTGCTATAACGTATTATCTGAAATAATAAGTTTAACAACATGATAAAATTACACATGTTTTacatcaaataataaatttatacacAGCATTCAAACTTATGTCTCCTCCTATAACCATTTCCGCGGCATTTTGGCACTTACGTAGTTGACTAATCTTAGGCAGCTATGCAAAACAAGAGCATGTTCGTTGTGCCATAGGAAAGTGTCCCATATCCCCCGGAAAGTGGGAACTCCATCCACCGTCCATATATGTAATGATGATCAAACTAAGCAGTAGACATCAAATACACGTTTGCATTGTGGTCCAAAACCTTCACCTATTTCAAAGGAAAGCCACAACATCTAACCGAACATACTTAGAATTTAATATTAGgcggatatatatataattccacACACGTAAACACATTTAGAGTTAAGTCCATAAGTTATGATACACATGGTTGAATCAAACTAATTTGTCACTTAATGGGAATATAGAGTAGTGTGTAAGCTGATCTCCGACCATGTCTAACCTCAAGAGTGACTTTTGAACCTTTCACGTTATTTAGTTGGTCCTACCTGAATAAACAAATGACTTGTAAAATGTCCTTTGAATTGTCTCATTAATTCAAGTCAACCCAATATGAACATTTAGCACTATAATATGGGCTTGACTGAACTATAGGTAAGAGCCACATACCCCTGCCGACAGAAATCCAAGCATATGTTCACTTACACAAAACTATAAAAACAAGTGAACTCTTCAAAGGTTGATTGAATCAATACTTTCTTAATAGATCCAACTTGTTGAGAACTATCCGACCTAAGATCCTCAACAAATCATGTTTACTAAGAATTTGATCTAtatccaaacaatataatatcaaCTTTTACCTCACGTTATACATACacttaaattatacaaaatatcaTGACAAGACTTGAACAGCCTTCAGACTTTTCCTAAAAACACAACGGTTAAGATAACTCACTTCAATAGATTTATAATCTAAATTATACATAATACCGATCTAAAAGACAATTAACATTATCATCACTTTAACCCATAATATTAGAaattatgttgttgttgttgttattgttattattaataatgtgaGACTCAGCTCTCTCGATAATCGAAGCAATGGTTTTCGTTTTCAAGACGGAGACATGAAGGGAGAAAAAACCTAATTGGTTTGTATATTTTTCATGCTATATACGAGGAAAACGAGGTGGTCAGATTTGGAGAAGTCATGGTCAGACGGTGTTTGGGCCGAACAAATTAAAGAGTAGAATTCAAGCAAAGCTGACGCAGTTGTGCAACCTGTAGCCTAATTTGATTACGTAATAGTTTTGTTTGTCTCCCAAGTTACGTAAAACGTTAGAGCTCTTGCTATATATAGGTAACCGTGACGAAGCTGCAGCTTTAGCTCATGCATTTACAACGTggaatataatgaatttttacACGTATTAGAGGTTTGAATCTCATCTACTACATTACTTTAGACAAGCAATGGAATAACAAATAAGAATAGAATATAATCATGTCTTGATAATGATTGAGCATTTATTTTAGTCTATAGTAGACACAATAATCAATATGTAAAGGATAAGTTTCtggttgtgttgaactgatactgcagatgtgttgaactgatactgcagttttgttgaacagatactgcagttgtgttgaaagggaactgcagttgcgcagaacatAGGTCGTGTCATCCgtttggaactgcagttgtgttgaacggatacttaagttgtgttgaaaggatactacagttgcgttgaacggatgaacggtctctgttccaagcaactgcagtttcctt includes:
- the LOC116001081 gene encoding uncharacterized protein LOC116001081 yields the protein MGTENLTVALIAPTTDNLLSVSQETVVGLFMENVYKLHGLHKNIVSERDKIDGQTERVNKCVEGYLRCMVFQRLKSWKGWLHLAEWWYNTNYHSGLQCTPFQALYCYAPPLMGYNLNTIQGGLPWLTKRNIVLATLRENLLQAQNRMKLQVTLAIRSNLKLSSKYYGPYQVIEKSGVTEERKKKKNLDLRIRS